CACGCTCAAGCCGTCCAAGACGCTCTCCATCGCCGACGTCACGCCCAACGTCGAGGGGGAGAAGGTCGGCGTCGGCATGCCGATCATCGTCACCTTCGACGCGCCGGTCGCCGACAAGGCGGCGGTGGAGCGGGCTCTGCACGTCGACCCCGACAAGCCGGTCGAGGGCGCCTGGCGGTGGGTCGCGCCGGACAAGGTCATCTACCGGACGAAGACGTACTGGGAGCCGCACCAGAAGGTCCGCTTCCACGCGCGGCTCGCCGGCGTCGACGCGGGCGGCGGCGCGTACGGGGCCGAGGACGCCCGGGCCACGCTCGTCATCGGGCCCGAGCAGATCACCACCGGTGACATCCGCAAGCACCGGATGACCGTGACGCGGGACGGCAAGAAGCTGCGGACCATCCCGTTCAGCGCGGGCAACGGGCAGACGCGCGAGTACACCACGACCAGCGGCGTCCACCTGCTGATGGAGAAGGGCAACCCCGTCACGATGACGGCGCCCGGCCGCAAGCCCGGCGACCCCGGCTACTACAAGACGGTCGTCGACCACGCGGTCCGCTTCTCCAACAGCGGCGAGTACGTGCACTCGGCGCCCTGGTCGGTCGGCTCCCAGGGCTCGGCGAACGTCAGCCACGGCTGCATCAACATCAGCCCCGCGAACGCGCGCTGGTACTACGACATCATGCAGCGCGGAGACATCATCGAGCTGACCGGGACGGACCGGCAGGTCGAATGGGACAACGGCTGGGGCTACTGGCAGCTGTCGTTCGACGAATGGCGCAAGGGGAGCGCGCTGCGCTGACGCGCCGGCCGTCCGATGTGCCGCCGGGCCGACGCACCGGCACGATGCGCTGCGACGATGCCGATGACAAGGCCGTGTCCAGCGCCGTGTACAACGCCGTGTACAACGCTTTGATCTCGGCCGCCTCCGAATTCCCTGTCCCGTGGCATGATCGTCGACTTTTGTCGCTAATGTCTCCCTGGAGACGGCGGGGTTACTGGAGGTAGAGGTGCAGCGGAGGCTATCCGCAGGAGTTCGGGCGGGCGCGGCGCTGGGGGCCGCCGTGCTACTCCTCACGACGGCCTGTAGCGGGGGCGGCAAGGACGAGGGCGTCACCGTCGGCGAGAAGGCCGACGCGCAGGCCCCCCAGGTGACGATCGATCCCGGCGACGGGGACGTGAAGGCGCGCCCGGAGAAGGGGGTCACGGTCACCGCCGCGGGAGGCACCCTCGACAAGGTGACCGTCACGCTCAAGGGCAGGCCGGTCGCGGGCAAGATGGCCGACGACAAGACCAGGTGGAGGTCGCGCACGCTGCGCCCCGGAGCCCGGTACCAGGTCACCGCGGTCGCGACGAGCCCCGAGGGCAAGTCGACGACGGTCAACTCGACGTTCGCCACGCACAAGGCGCCGCAGGAACTGCGGATCGCCGACGTCACGCCGTCCAGCAACGAGAAGGTCGGCGTCGGCATGCCGATCATCGTCACCTTCAACCGGGCGGTCGCCAACAAGAAGGCCGTCGAGCGGGTCCTGGACGTCAAGTCCACCAAGCCCGCCACCGGGGCCTGGCACTGGCAGAACGACACCACGGTCATCTTCCGGACCAAGAACGACGAGTACTGGAAGCCCAACCAGAAGGTCATGTTCCGGGCGAGGCTGGCCGGCGTGAAGACGGGCAAGGGCACCTACGGGGTGGCCGACTTCAAGCGCGGCTTCCGCATCGGCGACGCCCACATGACCATCATCAGCACCAAGACGAAGAAGGCCGTCGCCAAGGAGAACGGCAAGACGGTGCGGACCTGGCCGATCAGCGCGGGCCGGGGCGGGCGCGTGGTCAACGGCGTCGACGTCTACCTCACCGCCGGGGGCGTCCACCTGACCATGGGCAAGGAGAACCCGGCGATCATGACGTCGGAGTGGATGGGCGTCGACCCCGACGACAAGGAGAACGGCGGCTACAAGGAGGTCATCCCCTGGGCGGTGCGGATCTCCGCCAGCGGCGAGTACGTCCACGAGATGGCCTCGACCGTGTGGGCGCAGGGCCGCCAGAACGTCAGCCACGGCTGCATCAACTCGCCGCCCAAGGACGCCCGCTGGTTCTACAACTGGTCCTACCGCGGCGACCCGGTCGACGTGATCCACAGCAAGCGGAAGCTCGAACCGTTCAACGGCTGGAGCTACTACGAGATGCCCTGGAACCGGTGGGTCAAGGGAAGCGCTCTCGACCGTACCGTGACCACCGGGTGATGTTGACCGGGTCCTCCCGCGGGAAGGGGGCCGACACCGCCGCCTTCGATGGGGGGACCGGTGAACGGACCGAGACTCAGGAGAGGACCCGGGAGACGACCGAGGCTCCGGCGCCGCGTCCGGCGCGCGGCGCACCGCGCCGTGCGCCGGGCGGCGCTGACGGCGCTGCGGCCGCTGCGCCGGACCCGCGTCCCGCCGCCGGGTGACCGGCTGCGCGTCCGCGTCCTCCTGCAGAACGCGCACGGGACGGGCGGCACGATCCGCACCGTCCTGAACCTGTGCGGGCACCTGACCCGCGACCACGACATCGAGATCGTCAGCGTGCTGCGCCGGAGCAGGAAGCCGTTCTTCCCGGTGCCCCCCGGCGCCGCGCTGACCTACGCCGACGACCGCTTCGCCCCCCGGGGCCGGGCGGCCCGGCTGCTGGCGCGGCTCCCGAGCGTGCTGGTCCCGGCCGAGGAGGCGTCCTTCCGCCTGATGAGCCTGTGGTCGGACGTGCGGCTGCTGGGCGCCATGTTCCGCTCGCCGCCCGACGTGCTCATCGCGACCCGGCCGTCCCTGGTGCTGCTCGCGGCCGAGCTCGCCCCGCACGGCGTCGCGACGATCGGGCAGGACCACATGAGCCTGGAGTCCTACCAGCCGCCGCTCCGCCGGCAGATCGAGCGCGCCTACCCCCGCCTCACCGTCCTCAGCGTGCTCACCGAGCCCGCCCGCGCCGGGTACGAGCGGGCCCTCGCCGGATCCGGCGTCCGCATCGTCAAGATCCCCAACGCCGCGCCCGCGCTGCCGGACCGGCCGTCGCGGCGCGAGCACCCGGTGGTGCTGGCCGCCGGGCGGCTCGTCGCCAACAAGGGCTTCGACCTGCTGATCCGCGCGTTCGCGCCGCTCGCCGCCGAGCATCCCGGCTGGCGGCTGCGGATCTTCGGGTCGGGGGTCCGGCGGGACCGGCTCCGCGCTCTGATCTCCGAGCTCGGCCTCACCGGGAGCGTCGAGCTGTGCGGCCTGACCCGCGACCTGCACGGCGAGATGGCGCGGGCGTCGATCTACGCGCTGTCGTCGCGCCGCGAGGGCATGCCGATGGTGATCATCGAGGCGATGGGGATGGGCCTGCCGGTCGTGTCGTTCGACTGCCCCTTCGGCCCTCCCGAGCTGATCGAGCACGGCCGCGACGGGCTGCTCGTCCCCACCGGGGACGTGGACGCCCTCACCGCCGCGCTCCGCGAGCTCATCGAGGACCCGGCGCTCCGCGACCGGCTCGGGGAGCAGGCCGTCCGCTCGGCCCGCGCCCACGACCTGGAGCACATCGGCGCGCGCTGGTCCCGCCTCATCGCCGGCCTGCGCCCCGCGCCGCCGGGCGGCCCCGTCGCGGAGCCCGGGACGGGGACCGGCGACCCCGGGCTCAGCATCTCGGGCAGCGACCGCTGAGCGATGCCCCGCGACGGGGCCGCGGGCGGAACGCCTTAGAGCAGGCCGCGGACGAACGCCGCCTGACCGGCGTGCTGGAGGTCGTCGGCGATCACGCTGACCAGCCGCACGGCCAGCGTGACGGGCGGGTCCCACGCGCGGTCCACGATCCGGTCGAGATCGCCGTCGGTCAGTGAGCGGACGTACTCGACGGTGCGGTCGTGCACGGCGTCGTGGTAGCCGGTCAGGAGCTCCGCCGACCCGACCCGGACGGACGCGACCTCGTCCGAGGTGTGGCCGTACCCGGTGTCGGACGGGTCGAGGGGCAGGGCGAACCGGTCCGCCCAGCCGTCCCGCGTCCACACCTGCTCGGTGCCCGCGGCGTCGGCGACGTGGTCGTCCTGGACGCGGGTCAGATGCCAGACGAGCCAGCCGATCGAGTTGGCCCTGCCCTCCAGGCGGTGGGCGAGCTGGTCCGGGGTGAGCCCGCCGGCCGCGTCGTGGACCGCCTCGCGGATCCGGCCGAACGCGTCGGTGAGCAGTTGCGCGCTGGTCATTGGCAGGACGCTACCCCGGATGCGCGGCGTCATCCCGCCCTCCGCGCCCGCTGCGCGGACGCCGGGCCTGCGGAAAGGACGGAAGCCCGTCCCAGGGAGGAGGGGACGGGCTTCCGCGAGGAGACGGCGCCTAGGAGCGGACGCCGTAGAGGTGCTCCAGGGCCAGCTGGTCGAGACGCTCGAAGGCGGTGCGGCGCCTGCCGAGGGCCTCGGCGTCGACGGTGGCCTCGCGGACCGAGCGCCAGTCCTCCCCGTCGGCCAGCGTGGGCCGGGCGAGCTCGTCGACCTTCGCCTCCCGCAGGGCGTCCTGGACCTCGGGGTCGGCGCGGAACGCGCGGACCTTCTCCCGCAGGATCAGCCAGTTGCGCATGCACGCGGCGGCCGACTCCCACACGCCCTCGTCGTCCTCGGTGCGCGGCGGCTTGAAGTCGAAGTGGATCGGGCCGTCGTAGTCGCTCTGGTCGATCAGGTCGACGACCCAGAACGCGCCCCGCGCGTTGCCCGCGCCGAACCGCAGGTCCTGGTCGTAGCGGGGGCCGTGCTGCCCGTTCAG
The sequence above is drawn from the Actinomadura hallensis genome and encodes:
- a CDS encoding mycothiol transferase, yielding MTSAQLLTDAFGRIREAVHDAAGGLTPDQLAHRLEGRANSIGWLVWHLTRVQDDHVADAAGTEQVWTRDGWADRFALPLDPSDTGYGHTSDEVASVRVGSAELLTGYHDAVHDRTVEYVRSLTDGDLDRIVDRAWDPPVTLAVRLVSVIADDLQHAGQAAFVRGLL
- a CDS encoding L,D-transpeptidase; the encoded protein is MLLLTTACSGGGKDEGVTVGEKADAQAPQVTIDPGDGDVKARPEKGVTVTAAGGTLDKVTVTLKGRPVAGKMADDKTRWRSRTLRPGARYQVTAVATSPEGKSTTVNSTFATHKAPQELRIADVTPSSNEKVGVGMPIIVTFNRAVANKKAVERVLDVKSTKPATGAWHWQNDTTVIFRTKNDEYWKPNQKVMFRARLAGVKTGKGTYGVADFKRGFRIGDAHMTIISTKTKKAVAKENGKTVRTWPISAGRGGRVVNGVDVYLTAGGVHLTMGKENPAIMTSEWMGVDPDDKENGGYKEVIPWAVRISASGEYVHEMASTVWAQGRQNVSHGCINSPPKDARWFYNWSYRGDPVDVIHSKRKLEPFNGWSYYEMPWNRWVKGSALDRTVTTG
- a CDS encoding glycosyltransferase family 4 protein gives rise to the protein MNGPRLRRGPGRRPRLRRRVRRAAHRAVRRAALTALRPLRRTRVPPPGDRLRVRVLLQNAHGTGGTIRTVLNLCGHLTRDHDIEIVSVLRRSRKPFFPVPPGAALTYADDRFAPRGRAARLLARLPSVLVPAEEASFRLMSLWSDVRLLGAMFRSPPDVLIATRPSLVLLAAELAPHGVATIGQDHMSLESYQPPLRRQIERAYPRLTVLSVLTEPARAGYERALAGSGVRIVKIPNAAPALPDRPSRREHPVVLAAGRLVANKGFDLLIRAFAPLAAEHPGWRLRIFGSGVRRDRLRALISELGLTGSVELCGLTRDLHGEMARASIYALSSRREGMPMVIIEAMGMGLPVVSFDCPFGPPELIEHGRDGLLVPTGDVDALTAALRELIEDPALRDRLGEQAVRSARAHDLEHIGARWSRLIAGLRPAPPGGPVAEPGTGTGDPGLSISGSDR
- a CDS encoding L,D-transpeptidase is translated as MNVGRFRLVLTGAAAAVAVLVGGSAAGCSIGGGTGRLASGESGEPVTITPADGAAQVRPDGRIEVRASDGRLQKVTVQGVAGQGAAAATVTGQFGDGRKVWRSDRTMTPGATYTVTAQARDGGETRTVTSSFTTLKPSKTLSIADVTPNVEGEKVGVGMPIIVTFDAPVADKAAVERALHVDPDKPVEGAWRWVAPDKVIYRTKTYWEPHQKVRFHARLAGVDAGGGAYGAEDARATLVIGPEQITTGDIRKHRMTVTRDGKKLRTIPFSAGNGQTREYTTTSGVHLLMEKGNPVTMTAPGRKPGDPGYYKTVVDHAVRFSNSGEYVHSAPWSVGSQGSANVSHGCINISPANARWYYDIMQRGDIIELTGTDRQVEWDNGWGYWQLSFDEWRKGSALR